A stretch of Mya arenaria isolate MELC-2E11 chromosome 14, ASM2691426v1 DNA encodes these proteins:
- the LOC128218384 gene encoding protein CLN8-like produces MGLVEYIHPSLAAAEWSRPSVKAAYIAGAFLSFCSVYAISALMSTVTTQTYRKLQTKEVVFWNLAVVRGVYGLFCIVFGTWAIFMDTDLVGDVVFATSPSSHFAMTTTVGFFIFECGMILWSDIYFRQFNFLLNLHHWISLLAYSLLIYMGSTHFFGTRGLILEMSTPFSCLCWTLLKADMAHTLLWKANQFLLVHTFHLRSVAECAMWYWTYQHWNRIWAAMPLGMFVFLYTQLSLVTFIMTPYWTYKKTTQMINPVDWNFEDSVKYKHRNGEIKRE; encoded by the coding sequence ATGGGTCTGGTAGAATACATTCACCCGTCTCTGGCCGCCGCCGAGTGGAGCCGTCCGTCAGTCAAAGCAGCCTACATCGCTGGTGCATTCCTGAGTTTCTGTTCGGTGTACGCTATATCCGCGTTGATGTCCACCGTCACCACGCAAACCTATCGGAAGCTGCAGACCAAGGAAGTGGTGTTTTGGAACTTAGCGGTGGTTCGTGGGGTGTACGGGCTGTTTTGTATCGTTTTCGGTACGTGGGCAATATTCATGGACACAGACCTTGTGGGAGATGTGGTTTTCGCCACCTCTCCGTCCAGCCATTTCGCCATGACTACAACCGTGGGTTTCTTCATATTTGAGTGCGGGATGATCTTGTGGTCAGACATTTACTTCCGCCAGTTTAATTTCTTGCTCAACCTGCACCACTGGATCTCGCTGCTAGCCTACTCACTGCTAATCTACATGGGTAGCACCCACTTCTTTGGGACGCGAGGTCTCATCCTCGAGATGTCGACGCCATTCAGCTGCCTGTGCTGGACGTTGCTCAAGGCGGACATGGCACACACGCTTCTCTGGAAGGCCAACCAGTTCCTCCTTGTCCATACGTTCCACCTCCGGTCTGTGGCGGAGTGCGCAATGTGGTACTGGACTTACCAGCACTGGAACCGAATATGGGCCGCCATGCCCCTGGGGATGTTTGTGTTCCTGTATACTCAGCTGTCCCTCGTCACGTTCATCATGACGCCTTACTGGACGTACAAGAAGACCACACAAATGATAAACCCTGTTGACTGGAACTTCGAAgactcagtgaaatataaacaCCGGAATGGTGAAATCAAGCGTGAATAA